A window of Rhododendron vialii isolate Sample 1 chromosome 11a, ASM3025357v1 contains these coding sequences:
- the LOC131308661 gene encoding uncharacterized protein LOC131308661 isoform X1 — translation MDREGGTNGSSYYSVLGIRQDASFSDIRSAYRKLALKWHPDRWTKNPAVAGEANHRFQKIQEAYSVLSDESKRSMYDAGVLDLFDEDEGMGDFMHDLMKMMDSNKVSAEQESLEDLQRSFMEAFGADLASYYGSEDPTAKKRTRDSSSSTKSTKRSTSSRC, via the exons ATGGATCGAGAGGGAGGAACCAACGGATCCAGCTACTACTCCGTCCTCGGTATCCGTCAGGACGCCTCCTTCTCCGACATTCGCTCTGCGTATCGCAAGCTCGCTCTG AAATGGCACCCGGACAGGTGGACGAAGAATCCGGCGGTGGCCGGAGAAGCCAACCACCGGTTCCAGAAGATTCAAGAGGCCTACTCAG TGTTATCTGACGAAAGCAAGAGATCAATGTACGACGCTGGGGTCCTCGATCTATTCGACGAAGACGAA GGAATGGGTGATTTCATGCACGATCTGATGAAGATGATGGACAGTAACAAAGTCTCGGCCGAG CAGGAGAGTTTGGAGGATCTGCAGAGGAGTTTCATGGAGGCGTTCGGTGCAGATCTTGCCAGCTACTACGGGAGTGAAGATCCGACGGCCAAGAAGAGGACACGTGACAGTTCATCTAGTACCAAGTCAACGAAGCGCTCTACTAGCTCCCGCTGTTAA
- the LOC131308661 gene encoding uncharacterized protein LOC131308661 isoform X2, with product MDREGGTNGSSYYSVLGIRQDASFSDIRSAYRKLALKWHPDRWTKNPAVAGEANHRFQKIQEAYSVLSDESKRSMYDAGVLDLFDEDEGMGDFMHDLMKMMDSNKVSAEESLEDLQRSFMEAFGADLASYYGSEDPTAKKRTRDSSSSTKSTKRSTSSRC from the exons ATGGATCGAGAGGGAGGAACCAACGGATCCAGCTACTACTCCGTCCTCGGTATCCGTCAGGACGCCTCCTTCTCCGACATTCGCTCTGCGTATCGCAAGCTCGCTCTG AAATGGCACCCGGACAGGTGGACGAAGAATCCGGCGGTGGCCGGAGAAGCCAACCACCGGTTCCAGAAGATTCAAGAGGCCTACTCAG TGTTATCTGACGAAAGCAAGAGATCAATGTACGACGCTGGGGTCCTCGATCTATTCGACGAAGACGAA GGAATGGGTGATTTCATGCACGATCTGATGAAGATGATGGACAGTAACAAAGTCTCGGCCGAG GAGAGTTTGGAGGATCTGCAGAGGAGTTTCATGGAGGCGTTCGGTGCAGATCTTGCCAGCTACTACGGGAGTGAAGATCCGACGGCCAAGAAGAGGACACGTGACAGTTCATCTAGTACCAAGTCAACGAAGCGCTCTACTAGCTCCCGCTGTTAA
- the LOC131308061 gene encoding calmodulin-binding protein 60 B-like — MVLKRASSDWEYGDGSEAPRHESKRRLAFATDVRDVLKGFSLDEFMTKLEPFFRNLVREEVERKILLFSHASPRSLLNQVEPSHARNWQLHFDDRWPSTLFTGSKIESEHGKPVKIVLLDAISKNIITSLTLSSIKVQIVVLNGDFGVDDEEDWTEEEFNTNVVQQREGKRPLVTGELVVTLRGGVGYIGDVSFTDNSSWIRSGRFKLGARTVSSELRIREAKSEAFAVKDRRGELYKKHHPPNFSDDIWRLEKIAKDGQFHKRLASMGITTVKEFLCFYYRDPSSLRKILGGGILNKTWEKIIEHATACVLDNKLFMYPRDEERVGIVLNSVFKVVAAVFDGQVYEPLDKLDVLQMGLVENLKRHAYKNLDYLVPLDESPVFGPGMVPASLQPIILPGVHQDQQKMQLVSNHGETSLPYFYDPQDQFQLEVSVEQHSQPMQLFTPTPSHGLMSTDSYSGPYCGGNSWAPGESLGPLMQIGHQTANNSFQIGTPTWGADGLFLSPSNQAVGFLSSDFGFDITRNGKPKLRWRLVRAVMKWGISVRRVVAAKKWQGLFA; from the exons ATGGTACTGAAACGGGCTTCTAGTGATTGGGAGTATGGTGATGGGTCTGAAGCTCCGCGTCACGAGTCCAAACGCCGGCTTGCGTTCGCAAC TGATGTTAGAGATGTGTTGAAAGGATTTTCTCTGGATGAATTCATGACAAAGTTGGAACCCTTTTTCAGGAACCTG GTGCGGGAGGAAGTGGAACGCAAGATTCTACTCTTTTCTCACGCCTCTCCGAG ATCATTACTTAATCAAGTGGAACCTTCTCATGCAAGGAACTGGCAATTGCATTTTGATGATAGATGGCCCTCTACCCTGTTTACAGGCAGCAAGATAGAATCTGAGCATGGCAAACCAGTTAAAATAGTTCTACTTGATGCTATTTCCAAGAACATCATAACATCCCTCACTCTGTCTTCAATTAAAGTTCAAATTGTGGTCCTTAACGGTGATTTTGGGGTTGATGATGAAGAGGATTGGACAGAGGAGGAGTTCAATACAAATGTTGTACAacaaagagaagggaaaaggcCGTTGGTGACTGGGGAACTAGTAGTTACATTGAGAGGTGGAGTTGGTTATATCGGTGATGTCAGCTTTACAGATAACTCAAGCTGGATAAGAAGTGGAAGGTTTAAATTAGGAGCGAGAACTGTTTCCTCTGAATTAAGAATTAGAGAAGCCAAAAGTGAAGCCTTTGCGGTGAAAGATCGCCGTGGAGAGT TGTACAAAAAGCATCACCCTCCGAACTTCAGTGATGACATATGGCGCTTGGAAAAGATTGCAAAAGATGGCCAGTTCCATAAACGGTTAGCTAGCATGGGAATTACCACAGTTAAGGAGTTCCTGTGTTTCTATTATCGTGACCCATCTTCGCTACGCAAA ATACTTGGTGGTGGGATCTTAAACAAGACTTGGGAGAAAATCATAGAACATGCTACAGCCTGTGTTCTGGATAATAAGCTATTCATGTACCCTAGGGATGAAGAAAGGGTTGGAATCGTGTTGAACTCCGTTTTCAAGGTTGTAGCAGCTGTTTTTGATGGCCAAGTTTATGAGCCTCTGGATAAGCTCGATGTATTGCAGATG GGATTGGTGGAAAATTTGAAGAGACATGCTTATAAAAATTTGGATTACTTGGTTCCTCTTGACGAGTCCCCAGTTTTTGGACCTGGAATGGTACCAGCAAGTCTGCAGCCTATTATCTTGCCAGGGGTGCACCAAG ATCAGCAAAAGATGCAGCTAGTTTCCAATCATGGGGAAACTTCACTGCCATATTTTTATGATCCACAAGATCAATTTCAACTTGAAGTTTCTGTGGAACAGCATAGTCAACCAATGCAATTGTTCACTCCGACACCAAGCCATGGTTTGATGTCAACGGATTCTTACTCTGGCCCCTACTGTGGGGGAAACAGTTGGGCTCCTGGCGAGTCTCTTGGGCCACTCATGCAGATTGGCCATCAAACTGCTAACAACAGTTTTCAGATAGGAACACCTACTTGGGGAGCGGATGGACTGTTCCTTTCTCCAAGTAATCAAGCAGTTGGGTTTCTTTCTTCGGATTTTGGCTTTGACATAACAAGGAATGGAAAGCCTAAATTAAGGTGGCGTCTGGTTCGAGCTGTCATGAAGTGGGGAATATCTGTTAGGCGGGTTGTGGCTGCTAAAAAATGGCAGGGCTTGTTTGCCTGA
- the LOC131307830 gene encoding uncharacterized protein LOC131307830 isoform X1, producing MAANLPTATTDNLFAAADLGTNSFKLLIVRADPTTGRFLPLLYLKEPVVLGRSISSSSSTLSPSSQHRALAALKKFHHLLLSHSVPPSHTRLVATSALREAPNRAEFLSTVRQTLGLEIDVVSGEEEARLVYLGVLQFHPVFNKTVLDIDIGGGSTEFVIGRAGKVLYANSLKLGHVVLTEEYVRTNEIGKMREHIRRVIRESGLVEKIGGTGFETVMGSSGTIRAIEEVIYSGYCERLVSDVGFSKGYKLDWKFRRGELGKVVGKLCGERGGVGGKVKIEGFSKRRSEFIVAGAVLLEEIFGMLGIEEMEVSGYALGEGVIAELLTGVFGDFYLSANLRWSSVVRLAARFNDKKRMKSAALCAGIAKEMFEGVRKWNEVGGSQNKLSCSLDDKDIEYLEAACLLHNIGVFDGKKGYHKKSCSIIMNSDLQGYDAAEVKIIALLARHHRKKFPMLDHQSLQGFTKEVKHKFRILCAIIRVSALVKQYLSSNSEVVEFSHSQEGFKLILSPIGDHSLLPGDDQVLAEDIEAELTEELEQFRAVTCLTFNPMLIHMKEITNAHLFKPLMFLSSSGISAEVGHCSFKHFEVIT from the exons ATGGCGGCAAATCTCCCAACCGCCACCACCGACAACCTCTTCGCCGCCGCCGACCTCGGTACCAACTCCTTCAAACTCCTCATCGTCCGAGCCGACCCCACAACTGGCCGCTTCCTCCCCCTCCTCTACCTCAAAGAGCCCGTCGTCCTCGGCCGctccatctcctcctcctcctccaccctctCCCCCTCCTCCCAACACCGCGCCCTCGCCGCCCTCAAAAaattccaccacctcctcctctcccACTCCGTCCCCCCCTCCCACACCCGCCTCGTCGCCACCTCCGCCCTCCGCGAGGCCCCCAACCGAGCCGAATTCCTCAGCACCGTCCGCCAAACCCTGGGGCTCGAAATCGACGTCGTGTCAGGCGAGGAAGAGGCCAGGCTTGTATACCTAGGAGTGTTGCAGTTCCACCCCGTGTTTAACAAAACAGTGCTTGATATAGATATCGGAGGTGGATCGACTGAGTTCGTGATAGGCAGAGCAGGTAAAGTCCTTTATGCGAATTCGTTGAAATTAGGGCATGTAGTGTTAACGGAAGAATATGTTAGGACGAATGAAATCGGAAAAATGCGAGAGCACATTCGGAGAGTGATTAGAGAATCCGGGCTGGTGGAAAAGATTGGTGGAACTGGATTTGAAACTGTTATGGGGTCGTCGGGTACGATTCGGGCTATTGAGGAGGTGATTTATAGTGGGTATTGTGAGAGATTGGTGAGTGATGTGGGGTTTTCGAAAGGGTATAAGCTAGATTGGAAGTTTAGGAGAGGGGAGTTGGGGAAGGTTGTTGGGAAGTTGTGTGGGGAGAGAGGGGGAGTGGGAGGGAAGGTTAAGATAGAGGGGTTTTCGAAGAGGCGGTCGGAGTTTATTGTGGCGGGTGCTGTGTTATTGGAAGAGATATTCGGGATGCTGGGAATTGAGGAGATGGAGGTTTCTGGGTACGCGTTGGGGGAAGGTGTGATTGCTGAATTACTAACTGGTGTATTTGGTGATTTCTATTTGAGTGCAAATTTGCGGTGGAGTTCTGTAGTGCGCCTTGCGGCTAGGTTTAATGACAAGAAGAGGATGAAATCTGCTGCACTGTGTGCTGGAATTGCGAAG GAGATGTTTGAAGGAGTAAGGAAATGGAATGAAGTTGGTGGTAGTCAAAACAAACTTTCTTGTTCCTTAGATGACAAGGATATTGAATATCTTGAAGCTGCTTGTTTACTTCACAATATTGGAGTGTTCGATGGGAAAAAGGGTTACCATAAGAAGTCTTGCAGTATCATCATG AATAGTGATCTACAGGGCTATGATGCTGCGGAGGTTAAG ATAATAGCCTTGCTTGCTAGACATCATAGAAAGAAATTTCCGATGTTGGATCATCAATCTCTGCAGGGATTCACCAAGGAG GTCAAGCATAAATTTAGAATCCTGTGTGCAATTATACGTGTTTCTGCTCTAGTAAAGCAGTATCTGTCCAGCAATAGTGAAGTCGTGGAGTTTTCACATTCTCAAGAAGGTTTCAAACTG ATTCTCAGTCCAATTGGAGACCACTCCTTATTACCTGGTGATGATCAAGTTCTAGCAGAGGACATTGAGGCAGAACTAACAGAAGAGTTGGAACAGTTCAGGGCGGTAACTTGCTTGACTTTCAACCCGATGCTTATTCATATGAAAGAAATAACTAACGCTCATTTATTTAAACCGCTaatgtttctttcttcttcaggTATTTCGGCAGAAGTTGGTCATTGTTCCTTCAAGCACTTTGAAGTCATCACATAG
- the LOC131307830 gene encoding uncharacterized protein LOC131307830 isoform X4, which yields MAANLPTATTDNLFAAADLGTNSFKLLIVRADPTTGRFLPLLYLKEPVVLGRSISSSSSTLSPSSQHRALAALKKFHHLLLSHSVPPSHTRLVATSALREAPNRAEFLSTVRQTLGLEIDVVSGEEEARLVYLGVLQFHPVFNKTVLDIDIGGGSTEFVIGRAGKVLYANSLKLGHVVLTEEYVRTNEIGKMREHIRRVIRESGLVEKIGGTGFETVMGSSGTIRAIEEVIYSGYCERLVSDVGFSKGYKLDWKFRRGELGKVVGKLCGERGGVGGKVKIEGFSKRRSEFIVAGAVLLEEIFGMLGIEEMEVSGYALGEGVIAELLTGVFGDFYLSANLRWSSVVRLAARFNDKKRMKSAALCAGIAKEMFEGVRKWNEVGGSQNKLSCSLDDKDIEYLEAACLLHNIGVFDGKKGYHKKSCSIIMNSDLQGYDAAEVKIIALLARHHRKKFPMLDHQSLQGFTKEVKHKFRILCAIIRVSALVKQYLSSNSEVVEFSHSQEGFKLGRFLVHLHDISAIWIVIKRGSLCWSG from the exons ATGGCGGCAAATCTCCCAACCGCCACCACCGACAACCTCTTCGCCGCCGCCGACCTCGGTACCAACTCCTTCAAACTCCTCATCGTCCGAGCCGACCCCACAACTGGCCGCTTCCTCCCCCTCCTCTACCTCAAAGAGCCCGTCGTCCTCGGCCGctccatctcctcctcctcctccaccctctCCCCCTCCTCCCAACACCGCGCCCTCGCCGCCCTCAAAAaattccaccacctcctcctctcccACTCCGTCCCCCCCTCCCACACCCGCCTCGTCGCCACCTCCGCCCTCCGCGAGGCCCCCAACCGAGCCGAATTCCTCAGCACCGTCCGCCAAACCCTGGGGCTCGAAATCGACGTCGTGTCAGGCGAGGAAGAGGCCAGGCTTGTATACCTAGGAGTGTTGCAGTTCCACCCCGTGTTTAACAAAACAGTGCTTGATATAGATATCGGAGGTGGATCGACTGAGTTCGTGATAGGCAGAGCAGGTAAAGTCCTTTATGCGAATTCGTTGAAATTAGGGCATGTAGTGTTAACGGAAGAATATGTTAGGACGAATGAAATCGGAAAAATGCGAGAGCACATTCGGAGAGTGATTAGAGAATCCGGGCTGGTGGAAAAGATTGGTGGAACTGGATTTGAAACTGTTATGGGGTCGTCGGGTACGATTCGGGCTATTGAGGAGGTGATTTATAGTGGGTATTGTGAGAGATTGGTGAGTGATGTGGGGTTTTCGAAAGGGTATAAGCTAGATTGGAAGTTTAGGAGAGGGGAGTTGGGGAAGGTTGTTGGGAAGTTGTGTGGGGAGAGAGGGGGAGTGGGAGGGAAGGTTAAGATAGAGGGGTTTTCGAAGAGGCGGTCGGAGTTTATTGTGGCGGGTGCTGTGTTATTGGAAGAGATATTCGGGATGCTGGGAATTGAGGAGATGGAGGTTTCTGGGTACGCGTTGGGGGAAGGTGTGATTGCTGAATTACTAACTGGTGTATTTGGTGATTTCTATTTGAGTGCAAATTTGCGGTGGAGTTCTGTAGTGCGCCTTGCGGCTAGGTTTAATGACAAGAAGAGGATGAAATCTGCTGCACTGTGTGCTGGAATTGCGAAG GAGATGTTTGAAGGAGTAAGGAAATGGAATGAAGTTGGTGGTAGTCAAAACAAACTTTCTTGTTCCTTAGATGACAAGGATATTGAATATCTTGAAGCTGCTTGTTTACTTCACAATATTGGAGTGTTCGATGGGAAAAAGGGTTACCATAAGAAGTCTTGCAGTATCATCATG AATAGTGATCTACAGGGCTATGATGCTGCGGAGGTTAAG ATAATAGCCTTGCTTGCTAGACATCATAGAAAGAAATTTCCGATGTTGGATCATCAATCTCTGCAGGGATTCACCAAGGAG GTCAAGCATAAATTTAGAATCCTGTGTGCAATTATACGTGTTTCTGCTCTAGTAAAGCAGTATCTGTCCAGCAATAGTGAAGTCGTGGAGTTTTCACATTCTCAAGAAGGTTTCAAACTG GGAAGATTCTTGGTTCACCTTCATGATATTTCAGCTATTTGGATTGTCATTAAGAGAGGCAGCTTATGTTGGAGTGGCTAA
- the LOC131307830 gene encoding uncharacterized protein LOC131307830 isoform X2 — MAANLPTATTDNLFAAADLGTNSFKLLIVRADPTTGRFLPLLYLKEPVVLGRSISSSSSTLSPSSQHRALAALKKFHHLLLSHSVPPSHTRLVATSALREAPNRAEFLSTVRQTLGLEIDVVSGEEEARLVYLGVLQFHPVFNKTVLDIDIGGGSTEFVIGRAGKVLYANSLKLGHVVLTEEYVRTNEIGKMREHIRRVIRESGLVEKIGGTGFETVMGSSGTIRAIEEVIYSGYCERLVSDVGFSKGYKLDWKFRRGELGKVVGKLCGERGGVGGKVKIEGFSKRRSEFIVAGAVLLEEIFGMLGIEEMEVSGYALGEGVIAELLTGVFGDFYLSANLRWSSVVRLAARFNDKKRMKSAALCAGIAKEMFEGVRKWNEVGGSQNKLSCSLDDKDIEYLEAACLLHNIGVFDGKKGYHKKSCSIIMNSDLQGYDAAEVKIIALLARHHRKKFPMLDHQSLQGFTKEVKHKFRILCAIIRVSALVKQYLSSNSEVVEFSHSQEGFKLILSPIGDHSLLPGDDQVLAEDIEAELTEELEQFRAVFRQKLVIVPSSTLKSSHR; from the exons ATGGCGGCAAATCTCCCAACCGCCACCACCGACAACCTCTTCGCCGCCGCCGACCTCGGTACCAACTCCTTCAAACTCCTCATCGTCCGAGCCGACCCCACAACTGGCCGCTTCCTCCCCCTCCTCTACCTCAAAGAGCCCGTCGTCCTCGGCCGctccatctcctcctcctcctccaccctctCCCCCTCCTCCCAACACCGCGCCCTCGCCGCCCTCAAAAaattccaccacctcctcctctcccACTCCGTCCCCCCCTCCCACACCCGCCTCGTCGCCACCTCCGCCCTCCGCGAGGCCCCCAACCGAGCCGAATTCCTCAGCACCGTCCGCCAAACCCTGGGGCTCGAAATCGACGTCGTGTCAGGCGAGGAAGAGGCCAGGCTTGTATACCTAGGAGTGTTGCAGTTCCACCCCGTGTTTAACAAAACAGTGCTTGATATAGATATCGGAGGTGGATCGACTGAGTTCGTGATAGGCAGAGCAGGTAAAGTCCTTTATGCGAATTCGTTGAAATTAGGGCATGTAGTGTTAACGGAAGAATATGTTAGGACGAATGAAATCGGAAAAATGCGAGAGCACATTCGGAGAGTGATTAGAGAATCCGGGCTGGTGGAAAAGATTGGTGGAACTGGATTTGAAACTGTTATGGGGTCGTCGGGTACGATTCGGGCTATTGAGGAGGTGATTTATAGTGGGTATTGTGAGAGATTGGTGAGTGATGTGGGGTTTTCGAAAGGGTATAAGCTAGATTGGAAGTTTAGGAGAGGGGAGTTGGGGAAGGTTGTTGGGAAGTTGTGTGGGGAGAGAGGGGGAGTGGGAGGGAAGGTTAAGATAGAGGGGTTTTCGAAGAGGCGGTCGGAGTTTATTGTGGCGGGTGCTGTGTTATTGGAAGAGATATTCGGGATGCTGGGAATTGAGGAGATGGAGGTTTCTGGGTACGCGTTGGGGGAAGGTGTGATTGCTGAATTACTAACTGGTGTATTTGGTGATTTCTATTTGAGTGCAAATTTGCGGTGGAGTTCTGTAGTGCGCCTTGCGGCTAGGTTTAATGACAAGAAGAGGATGAAATCTGCTGCACTGTGTGCTGGAATTGCGAAG GAGATGTTTGAAGGAGTAAGGAAATGGAATGAAGTTGGTGGTAGTCAAAACAAACTTTCTTGTTCCTTAGATGACAAGGATATTGAATATCTTGAAGCTGCTTGTTTACTTCACAATATTGGAGTGTTCGATGGGAAAAAGGGTTACCATAAGAAGTCTTGCAGTATCATCATG AATAGTGATCTACAGGGCTATGATGCTGCGGAGGTTAAG ATAATAGCCTTGCTTGCTAGACATCATAGAAAGAAATTTCCGATGTTGGATCATCAATCTCTGCAGGGATTCACCAAGGAG GTCAAGCATAAATTTAGAATCCTGTGTGCAATTATACGTGTTTCTGCTCTAGTAAAGCAGTATCTGTCCAGCAATAGTGAAGTCGTGGAGTTTTCACATTCTCAAGAAGGTTTCAAACTG ATTCTCAGTCCAATTGGAGACCACTCCTTATTACCTGGTGATGATCAAGTTCTAGCAGAGGACATTGAGGCAGAACTAACAGAAGAGTTGGAACAGTTCAGGGCG gTATTTCGGCAGAAGTTGGTCATTGTTCCTTCAAGCACTTTGAAGTCATCACATAGATGA
- the LOC131307830 gene encoding uncharacterized protein LOC131307830 isoform X3 codes for MAANLPTATTDNLFAAADLGTNSFKLLIVRADPTTGRFLPLLYLKEPVVLGRSISSSSSTLSPSSQHRALAALKKFHHLLLSHSVPPSHTRLVATSALREAPNRAEFLSTVRQTLGLEIDVVSGEEEARLVYLGVLQFHPVFNKTVLDIDIGGGSTEFVIGRAGKVLYANSLKLGHVVLTEEYVRTNEIGKMREHIRRVIRESGLVEKIGGTGFETVMGSSGTIRAIEEVIYSGYCERLVSDVGFSKGYKLDWKFRRGELGKVVGKLCGERGGVGGKVKIEGFSKRRSEFIVAGAVLLEEIFGMLGIEEMEVSGYALGEGVIAELLTGVFGDFYLSANLRWSSVVRLAARFNDKKRMKSAALCAGIAKEMFEGVRKWNEVGGSQNKLSCSLDDKDIEYLEAACLLHNIGVFDGKKGYHKKSCSIIMIIALLARHHRKKFPMLDHQSLQGFTKEVKHKFRILCAIIRVSALVKQYLSSNSEVVEFSHSQEGFKLILSPIGDHSLLPGDDQVLAEDIEAELTEELEQFRAVFRQKLVIVPSSTLKSSHR; via the exons ATGGCGGCAAATCTCCCAACCGCCACCACCGACAACCTCTTCGCCGCCGCCGACCTCGGTACCAACTCCTTCAAACTCCTCATCGTCCGAGCCGACCCCACAACTGGCCGCTTCCTCCCCCTCCTCTACCTCAAAGAGCCCGTCGTCCTCGGCCGctccatctcctcctcctcctccaccctctCCCCCTCCTCCCAACACCGCGCCCTCGCCGCCCTCAAAAaattccaccacctcctcctctcccACTCCGTCCCCCCCTCCCACACCCGCCTCGTCGCCACCTCCGCCCTCCGCGAGGCCCCCAACCGAGCCGAATTCCTCAGCACCGTCCGCCAAACCCTGGGGCTCGAAATCGACGTCGTGTCAGGCGAGGAAGAGGCCAGGCTTGTATACCTAGGAGTGTTGCAGTTCCACCCCGTGTTTAACAAAACAGTGCTTGATATAGATATCGGAGGTGGATCGACTGAGTTCGTGATAGGCAGAGCAGGTAAAGTCCTTTATGCGAATTCGTTGAAATTAGGGCATGTAGTGTTAACGGAAGAATATGTTAGGACGAATGAAATCGGAAAAATGCGAGAGCACATTCGGAGAGTGATTAGAGAATCCGGGCTGGTGGAAAAGATTGGTGGAACTGGATTTGAAACTGTTATGGGGTCGTCGGGTACGATTCGGGCTATTGAGGAGGTGATTTATAGTGGGTATTGTGAGAGATTGGTGAGTGATGTGGGGTTTTCGAAAGGGTATAAGCTAGATTGGAAGTTTAGGAGAGGGGAGTTGGGGAAGGTTGTTGGGAAGTTGTGTGGGGAGAGAGGGGGAGTGGGAGGGAAGGTTAAGATAGAGGGGTTTTCGAAGAGGCGGTCGGAGTTTATTGTGGCGGGTGCTGTGTTATTGGAAGAGATATTCGGGATGCTGGGAATTGAGGAGATGGAGGTTTCTGGGTACGCGTTGGGGGAAGGTGTGATTGCTGAATTACTAACTGGTGTATTTGGTGATTTCTATTTGAGTGCAAATTTGCGGTGGAGTTCTGTAGTGCGCCTTGCGGCTAGGTTTAATGACAAGAAGAGGATGAAATCTGCTGCACTGTGTGCTGGAATTGCGAAG GAGATGTTTGAAGGAGTAAGGAAATGGAATGAAGTTGGTGGTAGTCAAAACAAACTTTCTTGTTCCTTAGATGACAAGGATATTGAATATCTTGAAGCTGCTTGTTTACTTCACAATATTGGAGTGTTCGATGGGAAAAAGGGTTACCATAAGAAGTCTTGCAGTATCATCATG ATAATAGCCTTGCTTGCTAGACATCATAGAAAGAAATTTCCGATGTTGGATCATCAATCTCTGCAGGGATTCACCAAGGAG GTCAAGCATAAATTTAGAATCCTGTGTGCAATTATACGTGTTTCTGCTCTAGTAAAGCAGTATCTGTCCAGCAATAGTGAAGTCGTGGAGTTTTCACATTCTCAAGAAGGTTTCAAACTG ATTCTCAGTCCAATTGGAGACCACTCCTTATTACCTGGTGATGATCAAGTTCTAGCAGAGGACATTGAGGCAGAACTAACAGAAGAGTTGGAACAGTTCAGGGCG gTATTTCGGCAGAAGTTGGTCATTGTTCCTTCAAGCACTTTGAAGTCATCACATAGATGA